GAGCGTTACGGCGCTCAACCTGGTAGACTTTTCGCCATCGAGGAATCAGTGGGCGCGACTTACCACGCAGAGCCACCGCCCAAGAGGCGGCCATGGACACGCGACGAACTGCTCGTTGTTCTCGATTTCTATTGCCGCACCCCGTTTGGAAAGCTCCACCAGCACAACCCCGACATCATTGCGCTCGCCGCACTGGTTGGTCGCACGCCGAGTTCGGTCGCGATGAAGGGCTGCAATTTTGCCAGTCTCGATCCGCAGCATCAGCGCCGGGGTCGGTCCGGCTTGAAGGGCGCAGCCAAAGCGGATCGCGCACTGTTCGAGGAGTTCATTCTGCCGGCACGGTGGACCGATCTACTCGTCGAAGTCAGTGCCGCCCGCGCGCGGTTGCAGGCGCAGGCTCCGGATCAGGGGACAATGGTGGCGGAAGAACAGGCCGCATACTTCGCCGAGCGTGATACCGAGGCGACGCGCGAGGTGAAGACGCGCCTCGTTCAGCGCTTTTTTCGGGACGCCGTGCTTGGCAGCTACGACAACGAATGCGCGTTCTGCAGCCTCCCGAACGGCAAGCTGCTTGTCGCCAGCCACATCGTTCCGTGGGCGCATGATGAAAACCGCCGCGCCGATCCGCGCAATGGGCTTGCGCTGTGCGCGCTGCATGACAAGGCTTTCGACCGTGGCCTGATGAGTGTGGGCGAAGACTTCCGTATTCTGGTCTCTGAGCAGCTACTCCAGACGAAGACTGATTCAGAGTTGCACCATGTCGCCTTCTGTCACATCGCCGGGGCAGAAATGAATCAACCCTCCCGGTTCGCGCCCGATTCCGAAGCACTGGCGCATCACCGGCAGGAGATTTTCATTCCGGGGTGACACATGGACGATTCGGTAACGATCACGCTCAGTCGGAACGATTTGGGTCAGATTCTCGACGGACTCGAATGCCGCTGTGATACGTGGCGGGCGACGGCCCGTTACCTCATGGGCGAAGACATCGGCGCACAGGCGATTGAGGAATGCAGCGATGCCGCCGAAGCGAGCGCGATTGCAGCCACTTACGAGCGCATCATGGACGCGATGCGTGTACAGTTGAATCCCAGGTAACCCCCGTTCACCGATTTCTTCCCGGGCCGCCCGGCGGGGCGCTAGCCTTGGGGC
This region of Chrysiogenia bacterium genomic DNA includes:
- a CDS encoding HNH endonuclease; this encodes MGATYHAEPPPKRRPWTRDELLVVLDFYCRTPFGKLHQHNPDIIALAALVGRTPSSVAMKGCNFASLDPQHQRRGRSGLKGAAKADRALFEEFILPARWTDLLVEVSAARARLQAQAPDQGTMVAEEQAAYFAERDTEATREVKTRLVQRFFRDAVLGSYDNECAFCSLPNGKLLVASHIVPWAHDENRRADPRNGLALCALHDKAFDRGLMSVGEDFRILVSEQLLQTKTDSELHHVAFCHIAGAEMNQPSRFAPDSEALAHHRQEIFIPG